In one Aeromicrobium erythreum genomic region, the following are encoded:
- a CDS encoding TIGR03936 family radical SAM-associated protein, with the protein MSDGSTTLRGTPNPEAPNPQLPIVQRLRIRFAKRGRLRFTSHRDFGRAFERAVRRARVPIAFSSGYTPHPKISFAGAAPTGAASEAEFLEIGLTETRDPEAVRAALDDALPPGIDILEVVAARQGAGSLADRLEASEWVIELRDTPVERAQEAADAFLAAEQVDVERMTKRGMRTFDARAAVQSLSVGSSDGPGVAYAILTVVVRHQNPSVRPDDVLSGLRIRGDLTLEQTPLATRSAQGPLDAGTGTVGDPLALDRDAP; encoded by the coding sequence ATGTCCGACGGCAGCACGACCCTGCGCGGCACCCCCAACCCCGAGGCGCCCAACCCGCAGCTGCCCATCGTGCAGCGGCTGCGGATCCGTTTCGCCAAGCGTGGTCGGCTACGGTTCACGAGCCACCGCGACTTCGGCCGCGCGTTCGAGCGCGCCGTGCGCCGCGCGCGGGTGCCGATCGCCTTCTCCTCCGGCTACACGCCGCACCCGAAGATCTCCTTCGCGGGAGCGGCCCCCACGGGTGCCGCCAGCGAGGCGGAGTTCCTCGAGATCGGCCTCACCGAGACGCGCGACCCCGAGGCCGTGCGCGCCGCGCTCGACGACGCGCTCCCACCGGGAATCGACATCCTCGAGGTCGTCGCGGCACGGCAGGGCGCAGGCTCGCTCGCCGACCGCCTGGAGGCCAGCGAGTGGGTCATCGAGCTGCGCGACACGCCGGTCGAGCGGGCCCAGGAGGCGGCCGACGCGTTCCTCGCGGCGGAGCAGGTCGACGTCGAACGGATGACCAAGCGCGGCATGCGCACCTTCGACGCGCGGGCCGCCGTCCAGTCGCTGTCGGTCGGTTCGTCCGACGGTCCGGGTGTGGCGTATGCGATACTGACCGTGGTCGTCCGGCACCAGAACCCGTCGGTACGACCGGACGACGTACTCTCCGGACTCCGCATCCGCGGGGACCTGACGCTCGAGCAGACGCCGCTGGCGACCCGCTCGGCCCAAGGTCCTCTGGACGCAGGGACCGGGACGGTCGGCGATCCGCTCGCCCTCGACCGCGACGCACCCTGA
- a CDS encoding MFS transporter: protein MTSPADPTSPGTTSSGTTSSTRSGPAWLVGAAIVLLALNLRVAVGSVGVVVDPLRDDLGMSATVAGVLTTLPVLCFAVFGATTSRVVRVLGLDRTAATLLVVLALGLASRATVGSTVPFLVLSVVTLAACAVGNVILPALAKEHFPDRLALVGALYGAALMAGGAASSVVTVPVSDALGDWRAGVAVWALLAVAALLPWLPVALRSSRTAGLERPSGIPLSQVARSRLAWVCTLCFAVQAAQAYAQFGWFPTILADAGLASGTAGAMQGLLAAVGIPMTLLLPPLVARLGGTGVLPWSFAALTVAGWGGVLAAPTAAPWLWAVLLGLGGCTFTWVLIMFGRRTRTTEGTAALSAFAQSVGYLLAGLGPFGTGLLHDLTGSWTVPVVVLMAAAVLIGFLGTLVDRGGTVEDDLASASRVG, encoded by the coding sequence GTGACCTCCCCCGCCGACCCCACCTCGCCTGGCACGACCTCTTCCGGCACGACCTCGTCGACGCGCAGCGGTCCGGCCTGGTTGGTCGGCGCCGCGATCGTGCTGCTCGCCCTGAACCTGCGGGTCGCCGTCGGCAGCGTCGGCGTGGTGGTCGACCCCTTGCGTGACGACCTCGGGATGAGCGCGACCGTCGCCGGCGTGCTGACGACGCTGCCGGTGCTGTGCTTCGCCGTGTTCGGGGCGACGACGTCGCGGGTGGTCCGCGTCCTGGGCCTCGACCGCACCGCCGCGACGCTGCTCGTGGTGCTGGCGCTCGGCCTGGCGTCCCGCGCGACGGTCGGCTCCACCGTCCCGTTCCTCGTCCTCTCCGTGGTGACGCTCGCCGCCTGCGCGGTCGGCAACGTGATCCTGCCGGCCCTCGCGAAGGAGCACTTCCCGGACCGCCTGGCCCTCGTCGGGGCGCTGTACGGGGCGGCGCTCATGGCCGGCGGTGCGGCCAGCTCGGTGGTCACCGTGCCCGTGTCCGACGCCCTCGGCGACTGGCGTGCCGGTGTGGCCGTGTGGGCGCTGCTCGCCGTCGCCGCCCTGCTGCCGTGGCTCCCGGTGGCGCTGCGGTCGAGCCGGACCGCAGGGCTGGAGCGGCCATCGGGCATCCCGCTGTCGCAGGTAGCCCGCAGCCGGCTCGCGTGGGTGTGCACCCTCTGCTTCGCCGTGCAGGCCGCGCAGGCCTACGCACAGTTCGGCTGGTTCCCGACGATCCTCGCCGACGCGGGCCTCGCGAGCGGCACGGCCGGAGCGATGCAGGGCCTGCTCGCCGCCGTCGGCATCCCGATGACGCTGCTGCTGCCGCCGCTCGTCGCCCGGCTCGGCGGCACCGGCGTGCTGCCGTGGTCGTTCGCGGCGCTCACCGTCGCCGGCTGGGGCGGCGTGCTGGCCGCGCCGACGGCCGCACCGTGGCTGTGGGCCGTGCTGCTCGGCCTGGGCGGGTGCACCTTCACCTGGGTGCTGATCATGTTCGGTCGTCGCACCCGCACCACCGAGGGCACCGCCGCCCTCTCCGCCTTCGCCCAGTCCGTCGGCTACCTCCTCGCCGGCCTCGGCCCGTTCGGCACCGGCCTCCTCCACGACCTCACCGGCTCCTGGACCGTCCCCGTCGTCGTCCTCATGGCCGCCGCCGTCCTCATCGGCTTCCTCGGCACCCTCGTCGACCGTGGCGGCACCGTCGAGGACGACCTCGCGTCCGCGTCGCGGGTGGGGTGA
- a CDS encoding TIGR03960 family B12-binding radical SAM protein: MSVESVFPRLEPLLPTVGKPIQYVGGELNATVKEWDDVSVRWALMYPDAYEVGLPNQGVQILYEVLNERDWLLAERTYAVQADMEAVMREHAIPQFTVDAHRPVRAFDVLGISFATELGYTNMLTALDLAGIPLHASDRTDDAPIVLAGGHSAFNPEPVADFLDAAVLGDGEEIALAISEVVREWKDEGRPGGRDELLLRLAASGGVYVPRFYDVDYHDDGRIASVRPNRDGVPWRVRKHTVMDLDQWPYPRNPLVPLAETVHERYSVEIFRGCTRGCRFCQAGMITRPVRERSLQTIGEMIDTGLQRSGYQEVGLLSLSSADHTEIGDLAKQLGDRYEGTNTSLSLPSTRVDAFNITLANEFSRNGRRSGLTFAPEGGSERLRKVINKAVTEDDLIRTVTAAYSHGWRQVKLYFMCGLPTETDEDVLQIGVLAKKVIEAGREASGRRDIRCTVSIGGFVPKPQTPFQWAAQLDHETTDERLRKLRESVQSDKRFGRAIGFRYHDGRPGIVEGLLSRGDRRVGRVIEEVWRDGGRFDGWSEHFSFERWESKAADVFADQPVDLDWYTTRERGHDEVLPWDHLDAGLDKEWLWEDWEDALDPEALEIEDCRWTPCYDCGVCPQMGTDIQIGPTGQKLLPLTVV; the protein is encoded by the coding sequence ATGTCCGTCGAGTCCGTCTTCCCTCGTCTCGAGCCCCTCCTGCCCACCGTCGGCAAGCCGATCCAGTACGTCGGCGGCGAGCTCAACGCGACGGTGAAGGAGTGGGACGACGTCAGCGTCCGCTGGGCGCTGATGTACCCCGACGCCTACGAGGTGGGCCTGCCCAACCAGGGCGTCCAGATCCTCTACGAGGTGCTCAACGAGCGCGACTGGCTGCTCGCCGAGCGCACCTACGCCGTGCAGGCCGACATGGAGGCGGTGATGCGCGAGCACGCGATCCCGCAGTTCACGGTCGACGCGCACCGCCCGGTGCGGGCCTTCGACGTGCTCGGCATCTCCTTCGCCACCGAGCTCGGCTACACGAACATGCTGACGGCGCTCGACCTCGCCGGCATCCCGCTGCACGCCTCTGACCGCACCGACGACGCCCCGATCGTCCTCGCCGGCGGGCACAGCGCCTTCAACCCCGAGCCGGTGGCCGACTTCCTCGACGCCGCCGTGCTCGGCGACGGCGAGGAGATCGCCCTGGCGATCAGCGAGGTCGTGCGCGAGTGGAAGGACGAGGGACGTCCGGGCGGACGCGACGAGCTGCTGCTGCGCCTCGCGGCGTCCGGCGGTGTCTACGTGCCGCGCTTCTACGACGTCGACTACCACGACGACGGCCGCATCGCGTCGGTCCGGCCGAACCGTGACGGCGTGCCCTGGCGCGTCCGCAAGCACACCGTGATGGACCTCGACCAGTGGCCGTACCCGCGCAACCCGCTCGTGCCGCTCGCCGAGACCGTCCACGAGCGCTACTCCGTCGAGATCTTCCGTGGCTGCACGCGCGGCTGCCGGTTCTGCCAGGCCGGCATGATCACGCGCCCGGTGCGCGAGCGGTCGCTGCAGACCATCGGCGAGATGATCGACACCGGGCTGCAGCGGTCGGGCTACCAGGAGGTCGGCCTGCTGAGCCTCTCGAGCGCCGACCACACCGAGATCGGCGACCTGGCCAAGCAGCTGGGCGACCGGTACGAGGGGACGAACACGTCGCTGTCGCTCCCGTCGACGCGGGTCGACGCCTTCAACATCACGCTCGCCAACGAGTTCAGCCGCAACGGCCGACGCTCCGGCCTGACGTTCGCGCCCGAGGGCGGCAGCGAGCGGCTGCGCAAGGTGATCAACAAGGCCGTCACCGAGGACGACCTCATCCGCACCGTCACCGCCGCCTACTCGCACGGGTGGCGGCAGGTGAAGCTCTACTTCATGTGTGGCCTGCCGACCGAGACCGACGAGGACGTGCTCCAGATCGGCGTGCTCGCCAAGAAGGTCATCGAGGCCGGACGTGAGGCGTCGGGGCGGCGCGACATCCGCTGCACCGTGAGCATCGGCGGCTTCGTGCCGAAGCCGCAGACCCCCTTCCAGTGGGCCGCGCAGCTCGACCACGAGACGACCGACGAGCGGCTGCGGAAGCTGCGCGAGTCGGTGCAGTCGGACAAGCGCTTCGGTCGCGCCATCGGCTTCCGCTACCACGACGGGCGCCCTGGCATCGTCGAGGGACTGCTCTCGCGCGGCGACCGTCGTGTGGGCCGGGTCATCGAGGAGGTGTGGCGCGACGGCGGCCGCTTCGACGGCTGGAGCGAGCACTTCTCCTTCGAGCGCTGGGAGTCGAAGGCGGCCGACGTCTTCGCCGACCAGCCCGTCGACCTCGACTGGTACACCACCCGCGAGCGCGGTCACGACGAGGTCCTCCCGTGGGACCACCTCGACGCCGGCCTCGACAAGGAGTGGCTGTGGGAGGACTGGGAGGACGCTCTCGACCCCGAGGCCCTCGAGATCGAGGACTGCCGCTGGACGCCCTGCTACGACTGCGGCGTCTGCCCCCAGATGGGCACCGACATCCAGATCGGCCCGACCGGCCAGAAGCTGCTGCCGCTCACCGTGGTGTGA
- a CDS encoding lytic transglycosylase domain-containing protein, whose product MRHDDTVDRSGGRHRMARHRAPSAFERRRDRALDTLADVTDALPSKRALSVCAVGGVVVVSGLTAGAQAVGSSPAAAATEEAGLRPVAAIATPLAAAQRVSDAVLVQQEADSKVDELKAKAEGQRAASERAADEAREAAARAEARRKAAAEAKAEAARQKALEDADPRAVARAMLADFGWDASQFQCLDNIWTQESGWQVDAENPGSGAYGIPQSLPGSKMASAGSDWQTNPATQIRWGLGYIQDRYGSPCEAWSFKQGAGWY is encoded by the coding sequence GTGCGTCACGACGACACCGTCGACCGGTCGGGCGGTCGGCACCGGATGGCACGTCACCGCGCACCGTCGGCGTTCGAGCGCCGGCGTGATCGCGCCCTCGACACCCTGGCCGACGTCACCGACGCGCTGCCCAGCAAGCGCGCCCTCTCGGTGTGCGCCGTGGGCGGCGTGGTGGTGGTCAGCGGCCTGACCGCCGGTGCCCAGGCCGTGGGCTCCAGCCCCGCCGCCGCGGCCACCGAGGAGGCCGGGCTGCGTCCCGTCGCCGCGATCGCGACGCCCCTCGCCGCCGCACAGCGTGTGTCCGACGCGGTGCTCGTGCAGCAGGAGGCCGACTCGAAGGTCGATGAGCTGAAGGCGAAGGCCGAGGGCCAGCGGGCCGCCAGCGAGCGCGCCGCCGACGAGGCCCGCGAGGCCGCAGCCCGCGCGGAGGCGCGGCGCAAGGCCGCCGCCGAGGCGAAGGCGGAGGCCGCTCGCCAGAAGGCGCTCGAGGACGCCGACCCCCGCGCCGTCGCGCGTGCCATGCTCGCCGACTTCGGCTGGGACGCCAGCCAGTTCCAGTGTCTCGACAACATCTGGACGCAGGAGAGCGGCTGGCAGGTCGACGCCGAGAACCCCGGGTCCGGCGCCTACGGCATCCCGCAGTCGCTGCCCGGCTCGAAGATGGCGTCGGCCGGCTCCGACTGGCAGACGAACCCCGCCACGCAGATCCGGTGGGGTCTGGGCTACATCCAGGACCGCTACGGATCCCCCTGCGAGGCGTGGTCGTTCAAGCAGGGTGCCGGCTGGTACTGA
- the ndk gene encoding nucleoside-diphosphate kinase: MSQRTLVLLKPDTVRRGLVGEVLRRYEAKGLTIVAMEHRAIDAEQADAHYAEHVEQPWYPPLRAFATSGPLVSLVLEGDEAIAVVRALNGATDGRAAAPGTIRGDLSLSNRENLVHASDSEESAAREIALWFPSLA; this comes from the coding sequence ATGTCCCAGCGCACGCTCGTCCTGCTCAAGCCCGACACCGTCCGCCGCGGCCTCGTCGGCGAGGTCCTCCGCCGCTACGAGGCCAAGGGCCTCACGATCGTGGCGATGGAGCACCGCGCCATCGACGCCGAGCAGGCCGACGCCCACTACGCGGAGCACGTCGAGCAGCCCTGGTACCCGCCGCTGCGCGCGTTCGCGACCTCGGGCCCGCTCGTCTCCCTCGTGCTGGAGGGCGACGAGGCCATCGCCGTCGTCCGTGCGCTCAACGGCGCCACCGACGGCCGCGCCGCCGCCCCCGGCACCATCCGCGGCGACCTCTCGCTGTCGAACCGCGAGAACCTCGTCCACGCGTCGGACTCCGAGGAGTCCGCCGCCCGCGAGATCGCCCTCTGGTTCCCGTCCCTCGCCTGA
- a CDS encoding glycoside hydrolase family 13 protein: MSNQPWWRHAVIYQVYPRSWADADGDGVGDLPGITSRLEHLADLGVDALWLSPFYVSPQNDGGYDVADFRDVDPLFGTLADLDALVARAHDLRLRVVVDVVPNHTSSEHPWFHAALAAGPGSPERARYVFRPGRGDDGSEPPNNWQSKFDGPAWTRTTDPDGSPGEWYLHLFDGSQPDLDWTNPEVHAELESVLRFWLDRGVDGFRIDVAHGLVKADGLPDADLSLDETRDRSSLLPMWDQPGVHDVYRRWRALVEEYRGTQTALWGEDDDRMLCGEAWVQPAEALAAYVRPDELHQTFNFSFLMTPWRADALRASVDDALASAGAVGAPQTWVLSNHDVVRHATRLGRSDATQVAEVEGIGPRDEQPDPVLGLRRARAATALMLALPGSAYLYQGEELGLPDHTRLPDEVLQDPTFARSGGTRHGRDGCRVPVPWASDGPSLGFGPGEPWLPQPPGYADLAPGRQRGVEGSTLELYRRLLRVRRELGLGTATLTWLPDAPPDVLALRLLDADGTGVAEVRTNLSDAPVTLPAGEVLVASGDLDDGRLPSDTTVWTRLTGS; the protein is encoded by the coding sequence GTGAGCAACCAGCCGTGGTGGCGCCACGCCGTCATCTACCAGGTCTACCCGCGCTCGTGGGCCGACGCGGACGGCGACGGCGTCGGCGACCTGCCCGGCATCACGTCGCGCCTGGAGCACCTCGCCGACCTCGGCGTCGACGCGCTGTGGCTCTCGCCCTTCTACGTCTCCCCGCAGAACGACGGCGGCTACGACGTGGCCGACTTCCGCGACGTCGACCCGCTGTTCGGCACGCTCGCCGACCTCGACGCCCTCGTCGCGCGCGCCCACGACCTCCGCCTGCGGGTGGTCGTCGACGTCGTGCCGAACCACACGTCGAGCGAGCACCCCTGGTTCCACGCCGCGCTCGCCGCCGGTCCCGGCAGCCCCGAACGCGCCCGCTACGTGTTCCGCCCGGGCCGCGGCGACGACGGCTCCGAGCCCCCGAACAACTGGCAGTCCAAGTTCGACGGCCCGGCCTGGACCCGCACGACCGACCCCGACGGCTCCCCCGGCGAGTGGTACCTGCACCTCTTCGACGGCTCGCAGCCCGACCTCGACTGGACGAACCCCGAGGTGCACGCCGAGCTGGAGTCGGTGCTGCGCTTCTGGCTCGACCGCGGCGTCGACGGGTTCCGCATCGACGTCGCGCACGGCCTGGTGAAGGCCGACGGGCTGCCCGACGCCGACCTCAGCCTCGACGAGACCCGCGACCGCAGCAGCCTCCTGCCCATGTGGGACCAGCCCGGCGTGCACGACGTGTACCGCCGGTGGCGCGCGCTCGTCGAGGAGTACCGCGGCACGCAGACCGCGCTGTGGGGCGAGGACGACGACCGGATGCTGTGCGGCGAGGCCTGGGTGCAGCCCGCCGAGGCGCTCGCCGCGTACGTGCGGCCCGACGAGCTGCACCAGACCTTCAACTTCTCCTTCCTTATGACGCCGTGGCGGGCCGACGCCCTGCGCGCGTCGGTCGACGACGCCCTGGCCAGCGCCGGCGCCGTCGGTGCGCCGCAGACGTGGGTGCTCTCCAACCACGACGTCGTGCGTCACGCGACGCGTCTCGGCCGGTCCGACGCGACCCAGGTGGCCGAGGTCGAGGGGATCGGACCGCGCGACGAGCAGCCCGACCCCGTGCTCGGTCTGCGCCGTGCTCGCGCGGCCACCGCGCTCATGCTCGCGCTCCCCGGATCGGCCTACCTCTACCAGGGCGAGGAGCTGGGCCTGCCCGACCACACGCGGCTGCCCGACGAGGTGCTGCAGGACCCGACGTTCGCGCGCTCGGGCGGCACCCGCCACGGACGCGACGGGTGCCGCGTGCCCGTGCCGTGGGCGTCCGACGGCCCGTCGCTGGGCTTCGGGCCCGGCGAGCCGTGGCTGCCGCAGCCTCCCGGGTACGCCGACCTGGCGCCCGGTCGTCAGCGTGGCGTCGAGGGCTCGACGCTCGAGCTCTACCGCCGGCTCCTGCGCGTCCGTCGCGAGCTCGGGCTCGGCACGGCCACCCTCACGTGGCTGCCCGACGCCCCGCCCGACGTGCTCGCCCTGCGGCTCCTCGACGCCGACGGCACGGGCGTCGCGGAGGTGCGCACGAACCTCTCCGACGCCCCCGTCACGCTCCCCGCCGGCGAGGTCCTCGTGGCCAGCGGCGACCTCGACGACGGCCGGCTCCCGTCGGACACGACCGTGTGGACACGCCTCACCGGGTCCTGA
- a CDS encoding extracellular solute-binding protein, giving the protein MTGRRRRTAAVVASVALGSSLLAACGGSSGKPTLTWYINPDGQDTLNALADRCSTDDYDIDIRLLPASATDQRTQLARRLAAGDSSTDLMSLDPVFVPEFANAKWLKPFEGEQADAVLDDDVLKGAAETVTWNDEVVAAPQWANTQVVWYRKSLAQAAGLDMSRPVTWDQVIDAASQEGGTVGVQANKYEAYVVWINSLIQGAGGNILDPSTVEDGRDAKVTIDSEAGKEAAAVIRKLARSKAAQPDFTTSNEGTSLGQMFPAEGPGEFMTNWTFVYKNYEGLVGKAGGPKDEDELKDLGWARYPQTVEGEESRPPIGGIDIGVGAFSKHPDFAQEAAVCVTNAEAQRDLAVNEGLMPARQSVYDSAALKDAYPADLLALWAESIDTGGPRPKSAFYSQISSAIQSVWHSPRQVDPDTTPKKSADFLGAVLRGEALL; this is encoded by the coding sequence ATGACGGGCAGACGACGACGGACCGCAGCGGTGGTCGCGAGCGTCGCGCTCGGCTCCTCGCTGCTCGCCGCGTGCGGCGGGTCGAGCGGGAAGCCGACGCTGACCTGGTACATCAACCCCGACGGCCAGGACACGCTGAACGCGCTGGCCGACAGGTGCAGCACCGACGACTACGACATCGACATCCGGCTGCTGCCCGCCAGCGCCACCGACCAGCGCACGCAGCTCGCGCGGCGGCTCGCGGCCGGCGACAGCTCGACCGACCTGATGAGCCTCGATCCGGTGTTCGTGCCGGAGTTCGCGAACGCGAAGTGGCTCAAGCCGTTCGAGGGCGAGCAGGCCGACGCGGTGCTCGACGACGACGTCCTCAAGGGCGCTGCCGAGACGGTCACGTGGAACGACGAGGTGGTCGCCGCGCCGCAGTGGGCCAACACCCAGGTGGTCTGGTACCGCAAGTCCCTCGCGCAGGCGGCCGGTCTCGACATGAGCCGGCCCGTCACGTGGGACCAGGTGATCGACGCCGCCTCGCAGGAGGGCGGCACCGTCGGCGTCCAGGCCAACAAGTACGAGGCGTACGTCGTGTGGATCAACAGCCTCATCCAGGGCGCGGGCGGCAACATCCTCGACCCGTCGACCGTCGAGGACGGTCGCGACGCCAAGGTCACCATCGACAGCGAGGCTGGCAAGGAGGCCGCCGCCGTCATCCGGAAGCTGGCGAGGTCCAAGGCCGCGCAGCCCGACTTCACGACGTCGAACGAGGGCACCAGCCTCGGCCAGATGTTCCCGGCCGAGGGGCCCGGTGAGTTCATGACCAACTGGACCTTCGTCTACAAGAACTACGAGGGACTCGTCGGCAAGGCGGGCGGACCGAAGGACGAGGACGAGCTGAAGGACCTCGGCTGGGCCCGCTACCCACAGACCGTGGAGGGCGAGGAGTCACGGCCCCCGATCGGCGGCATCGACATCGGCGTCGGCGCCTTCTCGAAGCACCCCGACTTCGCCCAGGAGGCCGCCGTGTGCGTCACGAACGCCGAGGCGCAGCGCGACCTCGCCGTCAACGAGGGCCTCATGCCGGCGCGCCAGTCGGTCTACGACTCCGCGGCGCTCAAGGACGCCTACCCGGCCGACCTGCTCGCCCTGTGGGCCGAGAGCATCGACACCGGCGGCCCGCGCCCGAAGAGCGCGTTCTACAGCCAGATCTCGAGCGCGATCCAGTCCGTCTGGCACTCCCCGCGCCAGGTCGACCCCGACACCACGCCGAAGAAGTCGGCCGACTTCCTGGGCGCCGTCCTCCGAGGGGAGGCCCTGCTGTGA
- a CDS encoding carbohydrate ABC transporter permease, with translation MSTSTATRASDRSRGENRLALRLVAPAVALMLLVTAFPMLRALYLSLFSYSLTAPDEREFVGLDNYVTALTDSLFWRDTANTVFIMVVTVAVELVIGFAFAMVMHRLIFARGLVRTSILIPYGIITVVSGFAWQFAFSNTNGFVNQWLPFVADDFNWFASYESSMVAIMVSEIWKTTPFMALLLLAGLAQVPEDMLEAAKVDGATWWQRLWKVILPNMRAAIMVAVLFRALDAYRIFDNIFVMTAGANGTESISFLTYRQVIEQFQLGIGSALSVLLFLSVLVVAFLIVKIFRVNLADARQEA, from the coding sequence GTGAGCACCTCCACCGCCACCCGCGCCTCCGACCGCAGCCGCGGCGAGAACCGGCTCGCCCTGAGGCTGGTGGCGCCGGCCGTCGCGCTGATGCTGCTCGTCACCGCGTTCCCGATGCTGCGTGCGCTCTACCTGTCGCTCTTCAGCTACTCGCTGACGGCTCCCGACGAGCGCGAGTTCGTCGGCCTCGACAACTACGTGACGGCCCTGACCGACAGCCTCTTCTGGCGCGACACCGCGAACACCGTCTTCATCATGGTCGTGACCGTCGCCGTCGAGCTGGTCATCGGCTTCGCCTTCGCGATGGTGATGCACCGGCTGATCTTCGCCCGCGGGCTCGTGCGGACCTCGATCCTCATCCCCTACGGCATCATCACCGTCGTCTCCGGCTTCGCCTGGCAGTTCGCGTTCTCCAACACCAACGGCTTCGTGAACCAGTGGCTGCCGTTCGTCGCCGACGACTTCAACTGGTTCGCGAGCTACGAGAGCTCGATGGTCGCGATCATGGTGTCGGAGATCTGGAAGACCACGCCGTTCATGGCGCTGCTCCTGCTCGCCGGTCTGGCCCAGGTGCCCGAGGACATGCTCGAGGCGGCCAAGGTCGACGGCGCCACGTGGTGGCAGCGGCTGTGGAAGGTGATCCTGCCGAACATGCGCGCCGCCATCATGGTGGCGGTGCTGTTCCGCGCGCTCGACGCCTACCGCATCTTCGACAACATCTTCGTCATGACCGCCGGCGCCAACGGCACCGAGTCGATCTCCTTCCTGACCTACCGGCAGGTGATCGAGCAGTTCCAGCTGGGCATCGGCTCGGCCCTCTCGGTGCTGCTGTTCCTCTCGGTGCTGGTGGTCGCCTTCCTCATCGTCAAGATCTTCCGCGTCAACCTCGCGGACGCGCGGCAGGAGGCGTGA
- a CDS encoding carbohydrate ABC transporter permease produces the protein MTKNPLTRVGTLVGFVLILLWCLLPVAWIISLSFKSQEAVTNGSPGFLPGDAWTGLDNYRQVLQDDNFLLAIRNSIVVSLSATLISVALATLTAYAVARLEFKGKRFVLTTALVIAMFPVVSLVGPLFDMWRTFGLYDTWWGLMIPYISFTLPLAIWTLSAFFREIPWEMEQAAQVDGATSWQAFRKVIVPLAAPGVFTAAILTFFFAWNDFVFGISLTSTERARPIPAALSFFVGADPFNRPASLLAAAAVVATVPVILLVLFFQRKIVAGLTAGAVKG, from the coding sequence ATGACCAAGAACCCCCTCACCCGCGTCGGCACGCTCGTCGGCTTCGTCCTGATCCTGCTGTGGTGCCTCCTGCCGGTGGCCTGGATCATCTCGTTGTCGTTCAAGAGCCAGGAGGCGGTCACCAACGGCAGCCCAGGGTTCCTCCCCGGCGACGCCTGGACGGGCCTCGACAACTACCGACAGGTGCTGCAGGACGACAACTTCCTGCTCGCCATCCGCAACTCGATCGTCGTGTCGCTGAGCGCCACGCTGATCTCCGTCGCCCTGGCCACGCTCACCGCGTACGCGGTCGCGCGACTGGAGTTCAAGGGGAAGCGGTTCGTCCTCACCACCGCGCTCGTGATCGCCATGTTCCCCGTGGTCTCGCTGGTCGGGCCGCTGTTCGACATGTGGCGCACGTTCGGGCTGTACGACACGTGGTGGGGCCTGATGATCCCCTACATCTCCTTCACGCTGCCCCTCGCGATCTGGACGCTCTCGGCCTTCTTCCGCGAGATCCCGTGGGAGATGGAGCAGGCCGCGCAGGTCGACGGCGCGACGTCGTGGCAGGCGTTCCGCAAGGTGATCGTCCCGCTGGCGGCGCCCGGCGTGTTCACCGCCGCGATCCTGACGTTCTTCTTCGCGTGGAACGACTTCGTCTTCGGCATCTCGCTCACGTCGACCGAGCGTGCCCGACCCATCCCCGCGGCGCTGTCGTTCTTCGTCGGCGCCGACCCGTTCAACCGGCCGGCCTCGCTGCTGGCGGCCGCCGCCGTCGTCGCCACGGTGCCGGTCATCCTCCTCGTCCTGTTCTTCCAGCGAAAGATCGTCGCGGGCCTCACCGCCGGCGCAGTGAAGGGTTGA